CTGACGGAGGTAGAAATGCCCCAATCCCGGATAGACGAAGGAACCGAGGGCGGCGAGCCATGGGCGTTTTTTCTTCCGTGTCACTAGTCGTTGATAGCTGACGGAGTGTGTTAAACTCTTCCGATGTGGTGAGTTGCCCGGTTATTCCCTCGAAAAACGGAAGTCAGCGAACGTAGTGAGGGGTGGTCGGTTCAGTGAAAGTGCCGTCGGCGGCCTCGCCGAACTCGCGGAACGTCCTCCTGACGGCACTCAGGCCGAGGAGGTTCGCGAGTCCGAAGACCACGAAAAGGAGGCCACCGAACGCATAACTCGGGTCCGAAGGTTGGGCGAGGGTCGTCCAGAAGAGAACCATCACACCGGTCGCCGCGAAGGGGAGCGAAATCGCGCCACGATAGTGGGACGTGTGGCTAACTTCGAGGAACGCGACGCCGATAGCTGCGAGGAGGGAGACGAGTCCGACGCTCGATGCGTGGAGTCCGGCGGCCGCACCGAGGAAAACGCCGAACCCGCCGACGAGGGTGGCGACTCCGCTCAGGTGGGAGCGACGCCGTTCGATGGTATGAGTAGGGACCATGTGTTCGGGTACGGTTCATTACGTTATCATTTTTTCCCTCGACGGCTGACCTGTGACAATCGAATCGTCGCGCCGACGGTCGTGGGATAGAGAGGAGGCGTCTCCCGAGCTATTTCCCTCCCAACTCGTCCACGAGCCGCGACAGGGTGGCCAAATCGTACTGTCCCGGTGCGGTCGCGTCGGCCAGGTAGAGGGGTGCGTAGCCGATTTTCGACCCGTAGATGGGGACGACGGCCCGGGAGTGGCGGCCGACTTCGCCCATGGCGAGGGTGGCGACGGTTCGGCCGTGTTCAGTGAGGAGGTCCGTCACGCGGAGTACGTCGAGCACGTCCGAACGGGAGTGGGCGGTGACGGCGAGTTTTCCCACGTCGGCGTGGTCGGTGCAGTTTTCGAGCAGTTCGCGCATCCGTTTCTGCGAGGGCGTCGCCTCAAAATCGTGGACCGAAGCGACGACGAGCGCGTCGTTGTCGCGTGCGTGAGCGGCGGCCTCCTTACCCTGCTCCATGAGCAGGGTTTCGAGTTCGACGTCCACCGCGACGACCGACGGATGCTCGACCGCTTCAGCCAGGTCGTCCAGTCGCTCGTCACCCGTTGCTTCGCCGCCCTCCCACGCGGCGCGGTTGGTGGCGATGAGGGGAAGGTCGCCGTCGTAGGCGGACAGCGACGGGAGCGGGTCGTCCGCGAGGTCCATTCGAAACTCCACGAGGTCGGCGTGGTCGCGGGCAGGAGGTTCGTCGCCGAGGTCGGCCGTGCTCACGGCGAGCGAGAAGGAATCGAAGTTCATGGCCTCGAATTCGCGTCGGTGAATAAAAGACTACTCGGAGTACGGTTCGTGTGTGGCGAAAAATCGCGTCCCGTCGCGTTCCACGTCGTTCACATCGTACAGCAAAATGTCCCGTTCCTGGGCGGTCTTGACGGGGAAGTCGTAGTTACGAGCGTCGTATTTGAGGGTTCCGTCGTGGTCGGAAACGAACTCGCGGTGGTCGTCGAGTCGTTCGCTGACGATCTCGCGTGAGAGGTCCTCTACGGCGGCGACCCGCTCCGCGAACAGTTCCGTGAAGTCGGCTTCGAGTTCGTAACCGACGGAGTTGCGCCCGGCGACCATCGCGGCGAGTGAGGTGGTTCCGGTCCCCCAAAACGGGTCGAAAACCGTGTCGCCGTAGACGGAAAACATGGAGATAAGGCGGTACGGGAGTTCGAACGGGAACGCCGCCGAGCGCTCGCGGAGGTCGCCGTGGTCCAGCAACTGCTCCTCGCCGCGGACGTTGGTCCAGAGGTCGGAAAACCACTCGTTTCGCTCCTCCCAGAAGTACGCCGACTCGTAGCGGTGGTCGATACCGGGTTCGAATTCGCGGGTGTCGCCGTTACGAAAGACGAGGAGGTATTCGTGTTCGAGCGCGGTGTACGCGTTCGGCGGGAGCATCCCCGACCCCATGAACTTCGTCAGGCGGTTCGACGGCTTGCGCCAGAGGATGTCGGGGAGGGGTTTGAGTCCACGCTCGCGGAGGTGGCGGAGCACTCGGGCGTGATTGGGAAACGACTGGAAGGTTCCGTCCACCTTCCGCGTCGCATCGCCGACGTTTACCACCGCGATTCCGCCGGGCTTCAACACGCGGGTGACTTCGGCCCAGACGGCGTCGAGTTCGTCGTGCATCAACTCGAATGCGGTATCGCCGTCGCCTCGCTCCAGCGCGGTTTCGATGGCGGAGTTCACCTCGCCGAACAGGTCGTCCCACATCTCGATCATCGGATAAGGGGGCGACGTGACGACGAGATCCATCGAATCGTCGGGAAGCGAGTTGTCGCGTGCATCACCGACGTGAATCTCGTGCTCGGTTTCCATTGCAGTAGCTTCCTGAATGTATCGGCGGGGCGTAAAAACCTCTTTTCAAACTCGTCTACAGCGCGACGGTTCCTTCTTCGGCTTCGAGCAATTCGTGATAGCGGTTTCGGATGGTGACTTCGCTGATGTCGGCCACGTCGCTGACCTCGGCCTGCGTGGTCTTCTCGTTGGTCAACAGCGCGGCGGCGTAGACGGCGGCCGCGGCGAGTCCGACGGGCGATTTCCCGCTGTGAACGCCCTGTTCCTTCGCGTTGCGGAGGAGTTCGCGGGCGCGGTGTTCCGCCTCGTCGGAGAGTTCGAGTCCGGACGCGAATCGTGGGACGTAGCTCTCGGGGTCTGCGGGTTTGACTTCGAGGCTGAGTTCGCGCACGACGTAGCGGTAGGTTCGTGCGACTTCGCTCTTCTCGACTCGGCTGACCTCGGAAATCTCGTCCAAACTGCGCGGCACACCGGCCTGTCGGGCGGCGGCGTACACACACGAGGTCGAAACGCCCTCAATGGAACGGCCCGGCAGGAGGTCCTCGTTCAGCGCGCGGCGGTAGATGACGCTGGCCATCTCGCGGACGTTGTCCGGGAGGCCGAGCGCGCTCGCCATGCGGTCGATTTCGCCGAGCGCCTGTTTCAGGTTGCGCTCCTTGCTGTCGCGGGTGCGGAAGCGCTCGTTCCACTTGCGGAGTCGCTGCATCTTCTCGCGCTGGCGGGAACCGAGCGAGTTACCGTAGGCGTCCTTGTTTCGCCAGTCGATGTTGGTCGAGAGCCCCTTGTCGTGCATCGTGTTCGTCGTCGCGCGTCGACGCGGGACTTCTCGTTTTTCTCCTTGGCGTCGAATGCGCGCCACTCCGGGCCGCGGTCGACGTTGTCCACTTCGACGACCAGACCACAGTCCTGACAGATGGTTTCGCCGTGGCCGGAGTCCGCGATGAGCTTTCCGCTACATTCGGGGCAGGTTTGGCCTTTCTGCCCGCTTTTCTCTACTTCGGATTCGTTGCTTCTCGTTCGAATACTCGTGTTTTGCATGTGCAGTACCTCCTCAGAGGGAGCGTCGGCTACCGGGCAGGTTAATCCCGAAAAACCCGGATACCGCAGTCTTAACTCGTGGTTATGACGAAAGGTACTTAAAGAATTCGTTTTTGACGCCCCGTGAGTTCGTGAAACAGTCACACGGGGCGTGAAGTCGCCGTTTGGCGTCAACCGAGCGAAATGTTTAAGAAGGGATTACCGGCCGGTAACGAACTGTTTACTCACACCGGAACGAATCGAGTCCCATGGAGTCAAACCGCGTCGTGTCGCTCGCACCGAGTGTCACCGAAATCGTACGGGAACTCGACGCGACGGACCTGCTCGTCGGCGTCACGCACCACTGCCGAGTCGATTCGGACGACGTTCCCGCGGTCGGCGGGTGGCTGAACCCGAATTACGAGGCGATCCGAGCGTGTGACCCTGACCTCGTCGTGACGACGGACTCGTTACAAGCGGACGTGCGCGACGAACTCCGCGACCGTGACTACCGCGTCGTCCACGTCGACCCGCGAACGCTCGCGACGCTCGTCGAACTCGTTCGCGACGGTCGGCCGGGCACTCGGGAAACCGCAAGCGGGAAACGACCTCGCGTGGCGTGCCCGGAGTCGTATCGAACGCGTTCGCCGACTGGTACGCGGGCGGCCGAGACCGACCGTCTACTGCGAGGAGTGGTCAGAGCCACCGACCGCCGCCGGAAACTGGGTTCCAGACGCGGTGCGGGCCGCTGGAGGGGAGTATCCGTTTCTGTCAGCGGGGGAGCGCTCCCGCGAAGTGGATTCGGCGGATGTCGAGGCGGCGAACCCGGAACACGTGTTCCTCCACGTTTGCGGCCGAGGGGAGCGAGAGCGACCCCGAGGCCGTCCTCGACCGAGAGTGGGGAATTCCGGCGGTCGAGAACAATACCGTCCACGTCCTCGATGACTCGCTGTTGAATCAGCCGAGTCCGCGACTGCTCGACGGCATCGAGACGATGACCCGGATACTGCACCCGGACGCCGTCGAGTCAAACGACTGAGTAGCAATCACCAAGTCGGCGGACGAGAGACGACGACCATGCGAATCGGAGTCGGCAGTGGAAACCCAGTGAAAGTGGCTGCAGTGGAAGCCGCCCTCGGCGGGCGATTCGACGCGAGCGTCGAATCCGTCCCCGTCGAGTCGGGGGTCGCGGAACAACCGTTCGGAGAAGGAGAGACCGTCGAGGGAGCGGAGAATCGCGCCCGGCGAGTCGTCCGTTCCGGCGAGTACGACCTCGGCGTCGGTTTGGAAGGCGGCGTCGCCGAAGTTTCGGGAACGGACGGATTGTATCTCATCATGTGGGCCGCCGTGACGAACGGAGAGACGATAGGACACGGTGCCGGACCGCGACTACAGCTTCCGGAATCGGTCGCCGAACGGATACGGGACGGCGAGGAACTCGGACCGGTGATGGACGACACCCTCGGCGAGGACGACGTGGCGAAAAAGCAGGGTGCGGCGGGGGCGCTCACGGACGGAATCATCGACCGACAAGAAGCGTTGGAACACGCGGTGGCGGGGGCGCTCGCCCCGTTCGTCACCGAATTCTATTAATCGTCGAGCGAGGCCGGTTCCTCGACCGACACGTCGCGACCCTCTTCGACCGCTTGGGTCAGCGAGACGTTGAGCGAGAACATCGACCCGACGCCGCCGACGAGCGTGACGACGTTCTTCACCGCGTGGTCGACGATAGCCGCGCCGAGTGCGACCTCCCACGGGATCGGAGTCAGACCCGCGACGAAGACCGTGAACGCGGCCTCGTACAGGCCGACGCCGCCGGGTGACAGCGGAAGGACCTTGGCGAGGTTGCCGACGCTGACCGCGAAGAAACCGACGGCGACAAGCGTGACGAGGGTCAGCGACACGTCGCGGAACGCGGTCAGCACGAGGATGGCCGTCAGCACGTCGAGCGACCAGATCGCGAGACTGCTCAGACCGACGCTCGCGAAGGCTTCCCGGTCGTTTGCGACCATCTGCACGTCACCGGTGAAGCGCTCCACGATGCCCGCGATGTGGTTCGCGTACGAGTCGGAACTAACCCGCGTGACGAACGAACGGACGAGGTTGCTGTCCGAGCGCGCGCTGGCGATGATGACGGCGACTGCCGCGATTGCGAGGACGCCGACACCGGCGGCGACGTACACCGCCGTTCGCGCTGCCTCCGCGTGCTTCGCACCGGTGACGGCCTGTACGATGGTGGCCGCCTGTCCCGTTACGGTCAGTCCGATGAGGACGACACCGGCGAGGACGGTTATCGTCAGCAGGTCGAACACCCGTTCGACCGCGAGCGACGCAAAGCCGGACGGGTACGGGATGTTGCGCCGGGCCTTCATCACGTAGGCACGGACACCGTCACCGAGTCGGGCGGGGAACACGAGGTTCCCGGTCTGGCTGATGAATATCGCGCCGGTGAGGAAACCGGTGCTTTCGGTGTAACCGAGTTTTTCGAGGATGTTCTTGTATCGAACGCCGCGGAGCGGCCACGAGAACACGTACACCACGGCCGCGAGAGCGACCAGTGCGAGGTTCGCGTGCTCCATCTGGTCGAGCACCTTCCCGAGCGGGAGATACCGACCCATCAGCGCGACGGCGATGATGGTCAACAGGATCCCGACGGCGATGGAGACGCCGCGGGTGATTCGCGGCGCGACGGTGAACTCCCACCAACAGCGACCGATCTGACTCCCCATGCCGAACACGTCGCGGACGAGGTCCACTTTCGTGTCGCCCTTCGGCGTCCAGTCCACGGAGAACTCCTTGATTTTGTAGCCCTTGCGCTGTGCCCGAACGAGGACTTCCGTGTCCCAGAACCAGTGGTTGTCCCCGACGTCCGCGAGTACGTCGAACAGGGCGGTCCGGTCGAACGCCTTGAACCCACACTGGTGGTCACGAAGGTCCGAACGGAGGAACAGACGCGTCAGCCCGTTGAAACCACGGCTCGCAACGTCACGTTTCGCCGGGCGGTCGGCGACGTTTTCGGGCATCCACCGCGACCCCGTCGCGAAGTCGTATTCGCCGGAACGGACGCTCTCGACCAACTCTTCGAGATGTCGCATGTCCGTCGCGAGGTCAGTGTCGAAGTAGACGAGTGTCTCTCCGTTTGACTCTTCGAATGCGTGATTCAATGCTCCCCCGCGTCCCAACCGTTCGTCACTGTGGAAGTGGCGAACCCGTTCGTCCTGGGCCGCCATTCGGTCTGCGATTTCCGGCGTTCGGTCGTCACAGCCATCTTCGGCAACGATCACTTCGAAACTATCTGGAGGGAGAAACGATTCCAATGTGTCGAGGGTTGTCTCGACGGTGTTCTCTATGGTCGTCTCCTCGTTGTACGACGGGAGGACGACGCTCACCTCTACAGAACCACCGCTCATTATGGAACTGTCTCACCCTCGCACCGTAAGTAGCTTCTGGGCCACGATTGTCATGAGTCAGAGCGACACACGCCTCGAAACGTGGCGTTAACCAACCGTACCAACCACCCCCGTGGGAGGAATTATATTCACATAT
The genomic region above belongs to Haladaptatus sp. R4 and contains:
- a CDS encoding type I 3-dehydroquinate dehydratase, whose product is MNFDSFSLAVSTADLGDEPPARDHADLVEFRMDLADDPLPSLSAYDGDLPLIATNRAAWEGGEATGDERLDDLAEAVEHPSVVAVDVELETLLMEQGKEAAAHARDNDALVVASVHDFEATPSQKRMRELLENCTDHADVGKLAVTAHSRSDVLDVLRVTDLLTEHGRTVATLAMGEVGRHSRAVVPIYGSKIGYAPLYLADATAPGQYDLATLSRLVDELGGK
- a CDS encoding site-specific DNA-methyltransferase; translation: METEHEIHVGDARDNSLPDDSMDLVVTSPPYPMIEMWDDLFGEVNSAIETALERGDGDTAFELMHDELDAVWAEVTRVLKPGGIAVVNVGDATRKVDGTFQSFPNHARVLRHLRERGLKPLPDILWRKPSNRLTKFMGSGMLPPNAYTALEHEYLLVFRNGDTREFEPGIDHRYESAYFWEERNEWFSDLWTNVRGEEQLLDHGDLRERSAAFPFELPYRLISMFSVYGDTVFDPFWGTGTTSLAAMVAGRNSVGYELEADFTELFAERVAAVEDLSREIVSERLDDHREFVSDHDGTLKYDARNYDFPVKTAQERDILLYDVNDVERDGTRFFATHEPYSE
- the yjjX gene encoding inosine/xanthosine triphosphatase encodes the protein MRIGVGSGNPVKVAAVEAALGGRFDASVESVPVESGVAEQPFGEGETVEGAENRARRVVRSGEYDLGVGLEGGVAEVSGTDGLYLIMWAAVTNGETIGHGAGPRLQLPESVAERIRDGEELGPVMDDTLGEDDVAKKQGAAGALTDGIIDRQEALEHAVAGALAPFVTEFY
- a CDS encoding flippase-like domain-containing protein is translated as MSGGSVEVSVVLPSYNEETTIENTVETTLDTLESFLPPDSFEVIVAEDGCDDRTPEIADRMAAQDERVRHFHSDERLGRGGALNHAFEESNGETLVYFDTDLATDMRHLEELVESVRSGEYDFATGSRWMPENVADRPAKRDVASRGFNGLTRLFLRSDLRDHQCGFKAFDRTALFDVLADVGDNHWFWDTEVLVRAQRKGYKIKEFSVDWTPKGDTKVDLVRDVFGMGSQIGRCWWEFTVAPRITRGVSIAVGILLTIIAVALMGRYLPLGKVLDQMEHANLALVALAAVVYVFSWPLRGVRYKNILEKLGYTESTGFLTGAIFISQTGNLVFPARLGDGVRAYVMKARRNIPYPSGFASLAVERVFDLLTITVLAGVVLIGLTVTGQAATIVQAVTGAKHAEAARTAVYVAAGVGVLAIAAVAVIIASARSDSNLVRSFVTRVSSDSYANHIAGIVERFTGDVQMVANDREAFASVGLSSLAIWSLDVLTAILVLTAFRDVSLTLVTLVAVGFFAVSVGNLAKVLPLSPGGVGLYEAAFTVFVAGLTPIPWEVALGAAIVDHAVKNVVTLVGGVGSMFSLNVSLTQAVEEGRDVSVEEPASLDD